In Listeria monocytogenes, the following proteins share a genomic window:
- a CDS encoding BspA family leucine-rich repeat surface protein — protein sequence MKKLSMRVILMVTVIFIAFGSANVSIAQELDTANKLPEEELGSLDTSDVITEGVPQDKSAEVENLEEIPITDELVQNPDVLEQPIADSDDSDLTVVNSGDFWTIYRNTVNGEYSLHMFGNVPSSKPTAWNSYLNRIKHIEIEEATLTGNFSSYFRNNVFTVLESVRIERSNLSRVTSFALAFYGSGIEKVIIRDNNYPTAPSLLTTEGMFKNCSNLMEVDLSGLDTSAVTTMWDMFNSCRALEELDVSHFDTSSVTNMSYMFYDNRNLEVLDVSNLDTSSVTNMYAMFEDCTSLEELDVSNFDTSSVTDMYRVFNGCEKLKKLDVSNFDTSSATAMVQMFRNCSALEKLDVSNFNTSLVTDMRAMFAGCTSLEALDVSNFDTSSVTNMAAMFSDNEKLEKLDLSTFDTSSVTNMGTMFKNCTALKSLFLDNFTHAASSTDMFTGTTSLSYLFVSHNVSNFNGLENTNWYDEKNWVQFETLSQLQTYHRKQSEPTGYRKGAFLSLTMDAMGGQFEDAEEQKVQNKFSGEYWEEVIPVKEGHYFDGWYLDQDCTNKFDFSLPANASITIYAKWIENYTVIIPASISLNETSELKVEGINRGDKDLSVGLNRTAMSVSESNKLTLTNTADTTVQCLAPLSWDGSETNPEKAILTLAPGSERTEGDAVMNIAIPENIQAGKYTGNLVFSIKYE from the coding sequence ATGAAGAAGCTTTCCATGCGAGTCATCCTAATGGTTACCGTTATTTTCATTGCTTTTGGGAGCGCTAATGTTTCTATCGCACAAGAGTTGGATACTGCAAATAAGCTTCCAGAAGAGGAGCTGGGTTCTCTAGATACCTCTGATGTCATTACAGAAGGAGTTCCGCAAGACAAATCAGCAGAGGTCGAGAACTTAGAAGAAATCCCAATTACGGATGAGTTGGTGCAAAATCCAGATGTTCTTGAGCAGCCTATTGCCGATTCGGATGATTCGGATTTAACAGTAGTAAACTCAGGTGATTTTTGGACAATTTATCGTAATACTGTGAACGGTGAATATAGCTTGCATATGTTTGGTAACGTGCCAAGTAGTAAACCAACCGCTTGGAATAGTTATTTGAACAGAATTAAACATATAGAGATTGAAGAAGCTACTTTGACAGGAAATTTCTCATCGTATTTTAGAAATAATGTTTTCACAGTACTTGAGAGTGTGAGAATTGAACGTTCGAATCTATCTAGAGTGACGTCTTTTGCACTCGCATTTTATGGTTCAGGAATTGAAAAAGTTATCATTAGAGATAATAATTATCCGACAGCACCATCTTTACTCACTACGGAAGGTATGTTTAAAAATTGTTCCAACCTTATGGAGGTTGATTTGAGTGGTCTTGATACTAGTGCGGTAACTACTATGTGGGATATGTTTAACAGCTGTAGGGCACTTGAGGAACTGGATGTAAGTCATTTTGATACGAGTTCAGTAACTAATATGTCTTACATGTTTTATGATAATAGAAACCTTGAGGTGCTGGATGTAAGCAACCTTGATACGAGTTCAGTAACTAATATGTATGCCATGTTTGAAGATTGTACTAGTCTTGAAGAGCTGGATGTAAGTAATTTTGATACGAGTTCAGTAACTGATATGTATAGAGTGTTTAATGGCTGTGAAAAACTGAAGAAACTAGATGTAAGTAATTTCGATACCAGTTCCGCTACTGCAATGGTTCAAATGTTTAGAAATTGTAGCGCCCTTGAGAAGTTGGATGTAAGTAATTTTAATACGAGCTTAGTAACTGATATGCGTGCCATGTTTGCTGGTTGTACTAGTCTTGAAGCGTTAGATGTAAGTAATTTTGATACGAGTTCAGTAACTAATATGGCTGCCATGTTTTCTGATAATGAAAAACTGGAGAAGCTTGATTTAAGTACCTTTGATACCAGTTCAGTGACTAACATGGGTACCATGTTTAAAAATTGTACAGCGTTAAAATCTTTATTTCTAGATAATTTTACACATGCAGCAAGCTCGACAGATATGTTTACTGGAACAACCTCTTTATCTTACTTGTTTGTCAGTCACAATGTAAGCAATTTTAATGGGTTAGAAAATACAAACTGGTATGACGAAAAGAATTGGGTGCAGTTTGAAACTCTCTCGCAACTACAGACATATCATCGGAAACAAAGCGAACCTACTGGCTATAGAAAAGGAGCTTTCCTTTCCTTAACGATGGATGCGATGGGTGGACAGTTTGAAGACGCGGAGGAACAAAAGGTACAAAATAAATTTTCTGGGGAATACTGGGAAGAAGTGATTCCTGTAAAAGAAGGACATTATTTTGACGGGTGGTATCTTGATCAAGATTGTACCAATAAATTTGACTTTTCATTGCCCGCTAATGCATCAATAACTATCTACGCAAAATGGATAGAAAACTATACAGTGATTATTCCGGCTTCTATTTCTTTAAATGAAACTTCTGAATTGAAAGTGGAAGGGATTAATCGAGGAGATAAAGATTTGTCCGTGGGATTAAACCGAACAGCAATGTCTGTTTCTGAAAGCAACAAGCTAACTTTAACCAATACGGCAGACACAACAGTCCAATGTTTGGCACCACTGAGTTGGGACGGGTCAGAAACTAATCCAGAAAAAGCAATTTTAACCCTTGCCCCAGGTTCGGAAAGAACAGAAGGAGATGCAGTCATGAATATTGCAATCCCAGAAAATATCCAGGCAGGAAAATATACGGGGAATCTAGTGTTTTCGATTAAGTATGAATGA
- a CDS encoding LPXTG cell wall anchor domain-containing protein, producing the protein MKRKLVLAMVLISFCGMFFLSPDRVQASHTVVEVLISEDDLDVSEENVQEIPKKELAASSDKDNKQHTLPKAGDTVTNYTLLGLVLILIWLIMQRKRKKKE; encoded by the coding sequence TTGAAAAGGAAATTAGTTTTGGCAATGGTACTAATCAGCTTTTGTGGGATGTTCTTCTTATCGCCTGACCGTGTTCAAGCTAGTCATACAGTAGTTGAGGTCCTAATTTCAGAGGATGATTTGGATGTAAGTGAAGAAAACGTACAGGAGATTCCTAAAAAAGAACTGGCAGCCTCTTCAGATAAGGATAACAAACAACATACATTACCTAAAGCAGGTGATACAGTAACTAACTATACCTTGTTGGGTTTAGTGCTCATCCTTATTTGGTTGATAATGCAAAGAAAAAGGAAGAAGAAGGAATAA
- a CDS encoding HD domain-containing protein, with protein sequence MKMTDPLYGTFEIEPVLAELIQSPLVSRLAHVHQGGSSYLVNPLWDLSRLDHSIGVMLFIRKFGGSLEEQIAGLLHDVSHTAFSHVVDYALDFEEEDYHEQIFEDFVKTSTIPAILEKYGYSFEGIFDDISKWKILEQEAPELCADRIDYTLQDLYRHGKISLAEVEEFLQALVMVDGRLYLANIALAEWFVAQYYSEVIDYFYDPLNVYSYEILAEAMRIAFQQETITNADLRLTDAELLAKLNANSDAWEKIQLLESPHLEENEVDFTYHHKKKMRLINPSVLVDGRLIPADELSGKVREMNDWASEKSKHGSYIKVT encoded by the coding sequence ATGAAAATGACAGACCCGCTCTACGGAACATTTGAAATAGAACCTGTTTTGGCTGAACTAATCCAAAGTCCATTGGTTTCCCGGCTAGCACACGTGCATCAAGGTGGTTCGAGTTATTTAGTAAATCCACTTTGGGACCTTAGCCGGCTTGATCATTCGATTGGCGTGATGCTTTTTATTAGGAAGTTCGGTGGCTCTTTGGAGGAGCAAATTGCTGGCTTACTGCACGACGTATCGCACACTGCTTTTTCGCATGTGGTGGATTATGCGCTTGACTTTGAAGAGGAAGATTATCATGAGCAGATTTTTGAGGACTTTGTAAAAACTTCGACGATTCCTGCCATTTTAGAGAAGTATGGTTATTCTTTTGAAGGGATTTTTGATGATATTTCGAAGTGGAAAATTTTGGAGCAAGAAGCCCCGGAGCTTTGTGCTGACCGGATTGATTATACGTTGCAAGATTTGTATCGACATGGAAAAATTAGTTTGGCTGAGGTGGAAGAATTTTTGCAGGCTTTAGTAATGGTTGATGGGCGGCTTTATTTGGCAAATATCGCTCTTGCAGAATGGTTTGTTGCGCAATATTATTCGGAAGTGATTGATTATTTTTATGATCCGCTGAATGTTTATAGTTATGAGATTTTGGCTGAAGCAATGCGCATTGCGTTTCAGCAGGAGACGATTACAAATGCGGATCTTCGGTTGACTGATGCTGAATTGTTAGCTAAATTGAATGCGAATTCAGATGCTTGGGAGAAAATTCAGTTGCTCGAGAGTCCCCATTTGGAAGAAAATGAGGTGGACTTTACTTATCATCATAAGAAGAAAATGCGTTTGATTAATCCTTCTGTTTTGGTGGATGGGCGGCTTATTCCGGCGGATGAGCTTTCAGGAAAAGTACGTGAAATGAATGATTGGGCATCTGAGAAAAGTAAACATGGCAGCTATATAAAAGTAACATAA
- a CDS encoding TetR/AcrR family transcriptional regulator, giving the protein MAESLITKKAIAGGLMELCQHKRFEKISIADITNICGLNRQTFYYHFTDKYDLLTWTYENDFFHCLADGITLENWDKHVLKMLESIKENADFYKNTVSADASILSFCFSKLTNSLFMDLFEKIDTNGAVNEADRVFYAEFFSYGCSGVLIKWITRGFKEAPETIANQLFRLAKDTEFLANSMYREN; this is encoded by the coding sequence ATGGCGGAATCACTCATTACTAAAAAAGCGATTGCTGGGGGGCTGATGGAGCTTTGTCAGCATAAGCGGTTTGAAAAGATTAGTATTGCGGATATTACGAATATTTGTGGGCTTAATCGGCAAACTTTTTACTACCATTTTACAGATAAATACGATTTGCTTACTTGGACGTATGAAAATGACTTTTTCCATTGTTTGGCGGATGGGATTACGCTTGAAAATTGGGATAAGCATGTGCTGAAAATGCTGGAATCGATTAAAGAAAATGCTGATTTCTATAAAAACACGGTTTCGGCGGATGCGAGTATCCTTTCTTTTTGCTTTTCTAAATTAACGAATTCGCTGTTTATGGATTTATTTGAGAAAATTGATACGAATGGAGCTGTGAACGAGGCAGATCGGGTGTTTTATGCGGAATTCTTTTCTTACGGATGCTCGGGTGTACTGATTAAATGGATTACGCGCGGTTTCAAAGAAGCTCCGGAAACAATCGCGAACCAGCTATTTCGACTTGCAAAGGATACAGAGTTTTTGGCAAACAGCATGTACCGCGAAAACTAG
- a CDS encoding oleate hydratase, with translation MKNKKRTLVALTGAAIGTGIAAKKISEQKAAEKERAVDEAIKARYYGDKQVYFVGGGIASLAGAVYLIRDANFDGKNIHIIEGMHILGGSNDGAGSVEHGFVCRGGRMLNEETYENFWDLFSSIPSLDMPNFSVTEEILNFDHLHPTHAQARLVDKDRNILDAHSMGFNNNDRMLMTKLLATPEEKLDNLTIRDWFDEHFFETNFWYMWQTTFAFQKWSSLFEFRRYMNRMMLEFSRIDTLEGVTRTPLNQYESLILPLKTFLDKHHVDFTINQTVEDIDFKDAPGITATALHLSDGSTIELGPDDDVIMTNACMTDSATLGDMNTPAPKPEEKPISGELWYKVAQKKPNLGNPEPFFGHEEETNWQSFTVTCHGDKLLKRIERFTGNIPGSGALMTFKDSNWLMSTVVAAQPHFKAQDANTTIFWGYGLYPDRVGDFVKKPMKECTGEEILYELMCHLNWQDDFEEIKADIINVIPCYMPYIDAQFEPRAMSDRPAVVPEGSTNFAMISQFVEIPKDMVFTEEYSVRAARIAVYTLLDIDKKICPVTPHNRDPKVLAKATQTMFR, from the coding sequence ATGAAAAATAAAAAACGTACGCTAGTCGCTCTAACTGGGGCTGCAATTGGAACAGGTATTGCCGCAAAGAAAATTTCTGAACAAAAGGCCGCTGAAAAAGAACGGGCAGTGGATGAAGCAATTAAAGCGCGCTATTATGGTGACAAACAAGTGTATTTCGTTGGTGGTGGGATTGCTAGTTTGGCGGGGGCTGTTTATTTAATTCGCGATGCCAATTTTGATGGGAAAAATATTCATATTATTGAAGGTATGCATATTTTAGGCGGAAGTAATGATGGAGCCGGAAGCGTGGAACATGGCTTTGTTTGTCGCGGTGGTCGGATGTTGAATGAAGAAACTTATGAAAATTTCTGGGATTTATTTAGTAGTATTCCGTCGCTTGATATGCCGAACTTTAGTGTGACAGAAGAGATTTTGAACTTTGACCATTTACATCCAACCCATGCGCAAGCGAGATTAGTTGATAAAGATCGCAATATCCTCGATGCGCATTCGATGGGATTTAATAATAATGACCGGATGTTGATGACGAAACTGCTCGCTACTCCGGAAGAAAAACTGGATAATTTAACGATACGTGATTGGTTTGATGAACACTTTTTTGAAACGAATTTTTGGTATATGTGGCAAACCACTTTTGCTTTCCAAAAATGGAGCAGCTTGTTTGAATTTAGACGTTATATGAATCGGATGATGTTAGAATTTAGTCGTATTGATACGCTAGAAGGTGTAACGAGAACGCCTCTAAACCAATACGAAAGCTTGATTTTACCTTTAAAAACATTTTTAGATAAACACCACGTTGATTTTACAATTAATCAAACGGTGGAAGATATTGATTTCAAAGATGCGCCTGGAATTACCGCAACAGCACTTCATTTATCGGATGGATCCACTATCGAACTTGGCCCGGATGATGATGTGATTATGACGAATGCTTGTATGACAGATAGCGCGACTCTTGGTGATATGAATACACCAGCGCCAAAACCTGAAGAAAAACCAATTTCTGGGGAACTTTGGTACAAAGTCGCTCAAAAGAAACCAAATTTAGGCAATCCAGAGCCATTCTTCGGTCATGAAGAAGAAACAAACTGGCAAAGTTTTACCGTCACTTGTCATGGCGATAAATTATTAAAACGCATTGAACGCTTCACAGGGAACATTCCAGGAAGTGGTGCGCTCATGACTTTCAAAGATTCTAATTGGTTAATGAGTACCGTTGTTGCCGCACAACCTCATTTTAAAGCGCAAGATGCAAACACTACGATTTTCTGGGGTTACGGATTATATCCAGACCGCGTGGGAGATTTCGTGAAAAAACCGATGAAAGAATGTACTGGGGAAGAAATTTTATATGAATTAATGTGTCATTTGAACTGGCAAGACGATTTTGAAGAAATTAAAGCGGATATTATCAATGTAATTCCGTGCTACATGCCATATATCGATGCGCAATTTGAACCACGGGCAATGAGTGATCGTCCGGCCGTTGTCCCAGAAGGTAGTACAAACTTTGCGATGATTAGCCAATTTGTGGAAATTCCAAAAGATATGGTTTTCACCGAAGAATATTCCGTTCGCGCCGCTAGAATCGCCGTGTACACATTGCTTGATATCGACAAAAAAATCTGCCCAGTAACACCACATAATCGTGATCCAAAAGTGCTAGCGAAAGCAACACAAACCATGTTTAGATAA
- the rlmN gene encoding 23S rRNA (adenine(2503)-C(2))-methyltransferase RlmN, which produces MEKSSIYGLTWTKLTEWLEAHGQKKFRATQVWDWLYRKRVKTFEEMSNVPKETIELLTANFVMNTLEEQVVQESTDGTTKYLFKLSDGNLIETVMMKQEYGLSVCVTTQVGCNIGCTFCASGLLKKSRDLTAGEIVEQIMNVQHYLDGRNLEERVSHVVVMGIGEPFDNYDNVMDFLRVINHDKGLAIGARHITVSTSGLAPRIIDFANEDFQVNLAISLHAPNNELRTSIMRINKTYSIEKLMEAIHYYVNKTNRRITFEYIMLKGVNDHKKEALELAALLGEHRHLAYVNLIPYNPVDEHIDYERSTKEDVLAFYDTLKKNGINCVIRREHGTDIDAACGQLRSKQIKRVGVRERMKQKQAAAEE; this is translated from the coding sequence ATGGAAAAAAGCTCCATTTATGGATTAACATGGACAAAATTAACAGAATGGCTAGAAGCACACGGTCAAAAGAAATTCCGCGCAACACAAGTGTGGGACTGGCTTTATAGAAAACGTGTCAAAACTTTTGAAGAAATGAGTAACGTTCCAAAAGAAACAATTGAACTTTTAACAGCGAATTTTGTGATGAACACTTTAGAAGAACAAGTGGTACAAGAATCTACAGACGGCACAACGAAATATTTATTTAAGCTGAGTGACGGGAACTTAATTGAAACCGTGATGATGAAGCAAGAATATGGCTTGTCGGTTTGTGTAACGACCCAAGTTGGCTGTAATATCGGCTGTACTTTTTGTGCGAGTGGGCTTTTGAAAAAAAGTCGCGACTTAACTGCTGGCGAAATTGTAGAACAAATTATGAATGTGCAGCATTATTTGGATGGACGTAATTTGGAAGAACGCGTGAGTCACGTGGTTGTAATGGGAATCGGGGAACCGTTTGATAATTACGATAATGTGATGGATTTCTTGCGTGTGATTAATCATGACAAAGGTCTAGCAATCGGCGCGCGCCATATCACTGTTTCGACAAGTGGTCTTGCACCGCGCATTATTGATTTTGCGAATGAAGATTTCCAAGTCAACTTAGCGATTTCCCTCCATGCGCCGAACAATGAACTGCGGACGAGCATTATGCGTATTAACAAGACCTATTCAATTGAGAAATTGATGGAAGCGATCCATTATTACGTTAACAAAACTAACCGCCGAATCACGTTTGAATACATTATGCTAAAAGGTGTAAACGACCATAAAAAAGAAGCGCTCGAACTTGCGGCACTTCTCGGAGAACATCGTCATTTAGCTTATGTTAACTTGATTCCTTATAACCCGGTGGACGAGCATATCGATTATGAACGTAGCACAAAAGAAGACGTACTCGCTTTCTATGATACATTGAAGAAAAATGGTATTAATTGTGTTATTCGCCGCGAACACGGGACGGATATTGATGCCGCGTGTGGGCAACTTCGTAGTAAACAAATCAAACGAGTTGGCGTGCGCGAACGGATGAAACAAAAACAAGCAGCAGCGGAAGAATAA
- a CDS encoding GyrI-like domain-containing protein, which yields MEVEIVERNAFTAVGKKRTFSVENDAQKEKISQFWQEANTNGDAERINELAEFATIDGILGVCQMNGDKMDYYIAIESELTPPEDMEKLTIPASKWAIFKSVGPLPNAIQKVWEYIYGEWFQTSNYTHGNAPELEVYTEGDTTAADYYSEVWIPVVEKD from the coding sequence ATGGAAGTAGAAATTGTCGAACGAAATGCTTTTACAGCTGTGGGGAAAAAACGAACTTTTTCGGTTGAGAACGATGCACAAAAAGAAAAAATCAGCCAATTTTGGCAAGAAGCAAACACAAATGGCGATGCCGAACGAATCAACGAATTAGCTGAATTTGCAACAATTGATGGTATTTTAGGCGTTTGCCAAATGAACGGCGACAAAATGGACTATTATATCGCGATTGAATCCGAACTCACTCCGCCAGAAGACATGGAAAAACTAACCATCCCAGCAAGCAAATGGGCCATCTTCAAATCAGTCGGCCCACTACCCAACGCAATCCAAAAAGTGTGGGAATACATTTACGGCGAATGGTTCCAAACAAGCAACTACACCCATGGAAACGCTCCAGAACTAGAAGTCTACACAGAAGGTGACACAACTGCCGCTGATTATTATTCCGAAGTTTGGATTCCGGTGGTTGAAAAAGACTAA
- the isdG gene encoding heme oxygenase IsdG, giving the protein MIIVTNTIKVEKGAAEHVIRQFTGANGDGHPTKDIAEVEGFLGFELWHSKPEDKDYEEVVVTSKWESEEAQRNWVKSDSFKKAHGRTKDTREQREDRKGIVGNAIARFEVVHVQNPVIVEK; this is encoded by the coding sequence ATGATTATTGTAACTAATACGATTAAGGTAGAAAAAGGCGCAGCAGAGCACGTTATCCGTCAGTTCACAGGCGCAAATGGCGACGGACATCCAACAAAAGATATTGCAGAAGTAGAAGGTTTCCTAGGCTTCGAACTATGGCACAGCAAACCAGAAGACAAAGACTATGAAGAAGTAGTCGTAACAAGTAAATGGGAAAGCGAAGAAGCCCAACGCAATTGGGTGAAAAGCGACTCCTTCAAAAAAGCACATGGCAGAACAAAAGACACTAGAGAACAAAGAGAAGACCGCAAAGGCATCGTAGGAAATGCAATCGCTCGTTTTGAAGTGGTTCATGTGCAAAACCCTGTGATCGTTGAAAAATAA
- a CDS encoding T7SS effector LXG polymorphic toxin yields MSRIDIEEIRDFAFQLRAANQTGRKIIQGIKTTVTNYIEDGSLKGKAVESSKNYYQMTYIPLCDTIIEAMNESEERMKRYIQDFHNQVDPSPNAKIDADGLYELGQMIDRIESKKEALYQRMNSGTEGQMQTYRSQLATAYKQENILEKYLAFEQSHGAFFDHLTDLVQGIQQTVRELQSNIQFDSQTGGYDLSKLNFATVNRMRKTLGKASATDTTIYDFAAYSKVKQGGMWILSKDGKVDIKATEAYNTASFNGELPKDSNQATEEGELLKATLESLKQNKDPITGQEISKAQGFGILTSLVFGYTTKKYRGKKLSISKCELEKIKNASESALPKSSIGIAQSRINIANGPTRFSSSDNAGFNHIVDRHFNPNRNAGQFTISQDKLKNILSSKETVEIEVKEIPGNQFERIINIGETAGTIKPSIPENGGKPTNYIRILTDKAGNLITAYPIPKP; encoded by the coding sequence GTGAGCCGAATCGACATCGAAGAAATACGAGATTTTGCATTCCAACTACGCGCAGCTAACCAAACAGGAAGAAAAATCATTCAAGGCATCAAAACCACCGTGACAAACTACATAGAAGATGGTAGTTTAAAAGGGAAGGCCGTGGAATCGTCCAAAAATTATTATCAAATGACGTACATTCCACTCTGCGACACGATAATTGAGGCAATGAATGAGAGTGAAGAACGGATGAAGCGGTACATCCAAGACTTTCACAATCAAGTAGACCCTTCTCCTAATGCTAAAATTGATGCAGATGGTTTATATGAACTCGGCCAAATGATTGACCGTATTGAAAGCAAGAAAGAAGCACTGTACCAACGAATGAACAGCGGTACAGAAGGCCAAATGCAAACCTATCGTTCTCAGTTAGCAACCGCATATAAGCAGGAAAATATTTTAGAGAAATATTTGGCTTTTGAACAAAGTCATGGGGCTTTTTTCGACCATTTGACGGATTTAGTGCAAGGTATCCAGCAAACTGTTCGAGAGTTACAATCAAATATCCAGTTTGATAGTCAGACTGGTGGCTATGATTTGAGTAAATTAAATTTTGCCACTGTGAACCGAATGCGAAAAACGTTAGGAAAAGCGAGCGCTACTGATACAACAATTTACGATTTTGCGGCTTATAGTAAAGTAAAACAAGGCGGTATGTGGATTCTTTCAAAAGATGGGAAAGTGGATATTAAGGCAACAGAGGCTTATAATACAGCCAGTTTTAACGGTGAGCTGCCAAAAGATAGTAACCAAGCCACGGAAGAAGGCGAGTTGTTAAAAGCCACACTAGAATCATTGAAGCAAAATAAAGATCCGATAACTGGGCAAGAAATAAGTAAAGCGCAGGGTTTTGGGATTTTAACTTCACTTGTTTTTGGTTACACGACGAAAAAATATCGAGGAAAGAAGCTTTCTATATCAAAATGTGAATTGGAGAAAATTAAGAATGCTAGTGAATCGGCTCTACCGAAATCGAGCATTGGTATAGCTCAGTCTAGAATAAATATAGCCAATGGCCCTACAAGATTTAGCTCTTCAGATAATGCAGGTTTCAATCATATAGTCGATAGACATTTTAATCCAAATAGAAATGCTGGTCAGTTTACCATTAGTCAGGATAAACTTAAAAATATTTTATCAAGTAAAGAAACTGTGGAAATAGAAGTTAAAGAAATTCCTGGAAATCAGTTTGAAAGAATAATTAATATTGGTGAAACTGCGGGTACTATAAAACCTAGTATACCTGAAAACGGAGGGAAGCCAACCAACTATATTCGGATTTTAACAGACAAAGCGGGTAATTTAATTACTGCTTATCCAATACCCAAACCCTAG
- a CDS encoding DUF2247 family protein produces the protein MDITKFKENDIPFSWNELKLGRFGFLDRDFYLQRIWNDEVVMKYILAYLTKNENEENPYLWELGSLFKPYDENEIFRLLDLVAGSSENDLKSYYRWRWVLVNDLLNSIMDKGYVDALLEISEFWLDLKFPVDMPFQFQGVENQLTPQEFYTEEYLSKVVLSHKNWLAAEKERVR, from the coding sequence ATGGATATAACGAAATTTAAAGAAAATGATATTCCTTTTTCATGGAATGAGCTTAAATTAGGTAGGTTTGGCTTTTTAGATAGGGATTTTTACTTACAACGGATATGGAATGATGAAGTCGTAATGAAATACATATTAGCCTATTTGACTAAAAATGAAAATGAAGAAAACCCTTACTTATGGGAGCTAGGAAGTCTATTTAAACCATATGATGAGAATGAAATATTTAGGCTTCTGGATTTAGTTGCGGGATCTAGTGAAAATGATTTGAAAAGCTACTATAGATGGAGATGGGTTTTAGTTAATGATTTATTAAATAGCATTATGGATAAGGGCTACGTTGATGCTTTGTTAGAAATCAGTGAGTTTTGGCTGGATTTGAAATTTCCAGTGGATATGCCTTTTCAATTTCAAGGTGTTGAAAACCAGCTTACGCCTCAAGAATTTTATACAGAGGAATATTTATCTAAAGTAGTTTTATCACATAAAAACTGGTTGGCGGCTGAGAAAGAGAGAGTAAGATAG
- a CDS encoding nitroreductase family protein, with translation MIEKTIMERRSIKKANDAPISRETVNTILEQAAFAPFHSKVEPWNVYVLHTLAEKERYIEKIIEFNEREQGVSFSEAEIADLKAGYAKKIITPPYLLIVTTNIIGHGKKDFESIGATSAFIQNIQLLGWEAGIGMIWRSNRFIFDAKFADDLGIPAEQKIVGTLHLTSLAEVPEAKPRRPLNEWVKDLADL, from the coding sequence ATGATTGAAAAAACAATTATGGAACGTCGCAGCATTAAAAAAGCGAATGACGCACCAATTTCAAGAGAAACAGTGAACACTATTTTAGAGCAAGCTGCCTTTGCACCTTTTCATAGCAAAGTAGAGCCGTGGAATGTATACGTATTGCACACACTTGCTGAAAAAGAGCGTTACATCGAGAAAATCATCGAATTTAATGAGCGCGAACAAGGGGTTAGTTTTTCTGAAGCAGAGATTGCGGATTTAAAAGCAGGCTATGCGAAGAAAATTATTACGCCGCCTTACTTACTCATTGTGACGACGAATATTATCGGTCACGGGAAAAAGGATTTCGAATCAATCGGGGCAACTAGTGCGTTTATCCAAAATATCCAATTGCTTGGCTGGGAAGCGGGAATTGGGATGATTTGGCGGTCAAATAGATTTATTTTTGATGCGAAGTTTGCGGATGATTTAGGTATCCCTGCTGAGCAAAAAATTGTCGGAACTTTGCACTTAACTAGCTTAGCCGAAGTTCCTGAAGCAAAACCACGCCGTCCTTTGAATGAATGGGTGAAGGATTTAGCGGATTTGTAA
- the rpmF gene encoding 50S ribosomal protein L32 — protein sequence MAVPARRTSKAKKNKRRTHKGLTTPGLSRDSETGEYRMSHRISPDGTYKGRTIIEK from the coding sequence ATGGCAGTTCCAGCTAGACGTACGTCCAAAGCGAAGAAAAACAAGCGCCGTACGCATAAAGGCTTAACAACACCAGGTTTGAGTCGCGATAGTGAAACAGGCGAATACCGTATGTCACACCGCATCTCACCAGACGGCACTTATAAAGGTCGCACAATTATCGAAAAATAA